One part of the Arachidicoccus terrestris genome encodes these proteins:
- a CDS encoding SusC/RagA family TonB-linked outer membrane protein: MKTEIPKGTLGGSLLLTLLLLFCQLLPVAAQKTRSLSGTVRSLETGEPLPGVSVTLQNSTTGTTSDQNGHYELQANATDTLIFHFVGYISQHVVADHNPLNISLQNASNILGDVVVVGYGTEKKEVVTGAIGTVKSKDFVKGAVKDAAQLITGKVAGLSVSSSTGDPTAGTEIMLRGIPTLMSSTSPLILINGIPGDLKTVSPEDIASVDVLKDGSAAAIYGTRATNGVILITTKQYNKNQAKLQYDGYISIQTIAKRPEFLDASDYRRLIKEGVAYTDYGTSTDWFDEISRTPVSHTHNILLQGGNAQTNYTANINYRNWQGLLKRSDNTDFRGNFDIHHAMFNDKVKIHLNAIMSKRKYWAGGDGYSFNTYIYRQALIRNPTDSVRHTDGSYVTRDGYFYDNPVALLEGVDGENTEKEIRLNGSITYQPIKALSFKLLASDNSWMQSRGYATKSYYPSNEANGWGNAYASRGQSNTEDHLIEFTANYDKAFGAHHLNVLGGYSYQDAMAEGFWENNWYFPTDSYGYNNIGAGDALSEGSAGMGSSKTENKLIGFFGRVNYNYAEKYLFMASLRREGSSKFGKNYRWGMFPAISAGWRISQEAFLRNNKIINDLKLRVGFGITGTAPTDDYDALTTLNYGDRFLYNGNWVQGLSPTRNPNPNLRWEQKEEYNVGIDFELFNHFVSGSIDAYRRNTKDMLYDYPVPVPPYLYNTILANVGQMRNEGVEVLLNFNPVTTKDFSWNSGLTFSTNKNTLVSINNSEFNLTQDFFTAGYTGEPIQTYTHRVEVGQPIGNFYGWQSVGIDENGVWQVLNKDGETISIKEANEDDKRILGNGLPKYYFSWNNSVRYKQFDLSINMHGAFDYKVLNFLRLFYENPRNAQYNMLKSAFEKVYNKAQLDYDLSYVSYYLENGDYWKIDNITLGYTLALKKNKTFQSARLYASGLNLVTITGYKGIDPEVNRSGLAPGNDDRDKYPTTRTFTLGVNLTF, from the coding sequence ATGAAGACAGAAATTCCAAAGGGAACACTGGGAGGCAGCTTGCTGTTAACGCTGCTCCTGCTGTTCTGCCAATTACTTCCCGTGGCGGCTCAGAAAACGCGTAGTTTATCAGGCACAGTTCGCTCACTTGAAACAGGTGAACCCCTGCCCGGCGTATCAGTCACCCTACAAAATTCAACTACAGGCACCACTTCGGACCAGAACGGCCATTATGAGCTTCAGGCTAATGCAACAGACACGCTGATCTTTCATTTTGTCGGCTATATCAGTCAGCATGTCGTCGCAGATCATAATCCGCTGAACATTTCCCTACAAAATGCCTCCAACATACTGGGAGACGTGGTAGTGGTCGGATACGGGACAGAGAAAAAAGAAGTTGTAACTGGTGCCATCGGTACCGTTAAGTCCAAAGACTTTGTCAAAGGTGCCGTAAAAGATGCGGCCCAATTAATTACAGGTAAAGTAGCGGGCCTGAGCGTTTCCTCCTCCACCGGAGACCCGACGGCAGGTACGGAAATCATGTTACGCGGCATTCCGACATTAATGTCTTCCACTTCTCCACTGATCCTTATTAATGGTATTCCCGGCGACCTGAAAACAGTTTCTCCCGAAGACATTGCTTCTGTAGATGTATTGAAAGACGGCTCTGCTGCCGCCATTTACGGCACACGTGCGACTAATGGCGTTATACTAATAACGACAAAGCAGTATAATAAGAACCAGGCAAAATTGCAATATGATGGCTACATCAGTATACAAACCATTGCCAAAAGACCGGAATTCCTTGATGCATCTGACTACCGCCGTCTGATAAAAGAAGGGGTCGCGTACACAGATTATGGAACCTCTACAGACTGGTTCGATGAGATCTCCCGGACACCGGTCAGCCATACCCATAATATTCTACTGCAGGGAGGTAATGCGCAAACCAATTACACTGCTAATATCAATTACCGTAACTGGCAAGGACTACTCAAACGTTCCGACAATACCGACTTTAGAGGCAACTTTGACATTCACCATGCGATGTTCAATGATAAAGTAAAAATTCACTTGAACGCCATAATGTCAAAAAGAAAGTACTGGGCTGGCGGAGATGGCTATAGTTTCAACACCTATATTTACCGACAGGCACTGATTCGTAATCCTACGGATAGCGTTCGTCATACTGACGGCAGCTATGTTACCAGAGATGGTTATTTTTATGATAACCCGGTGGCCCTGCTGGAGGGCGTAGACGGAGAAAATACAGAAAAGGAAATACGCCTGAATGGGAGTATCACTTATCAGCCTATCAAGGCATTATCTTTTAAATTACTGGCATCTGACAACAGCTGGATGCAGTCCAGAGGGTATGCAACCAAGAGTTACTATCCTTCCAATGAAGCTAACGGGTGGGGTAACGCTTATGCCTCAAGAGGCCAGTCCAATACTGAGGACCATCTTATAGAGTTTACCGCTAATTATGATAAGGCTTTCGGTGCCCACCACCTTAATGTTCTCGGAGGTTACAGCTATCAGGATGCCATGGCAGAAGGTTTCTGGGAAAACAACTGGTATTTTCCCACCGACAGCTATGGGTATAATAACATAGGCGCAGGTGACGCGTTGTCTGAAGGCAGTGCCGGCATGGGCAGCAGCAAGACAGAAAATAAACTCATTGGCTTCTTCGGCAGGGTAAATTACAATTACGCTGAGAAGTACCTGTTTATGGCCTCCCTACGCAGAGAAGGTTCTTCCAAATTCGGAAAAAATTACCGCTGGGGTATGTTTCCGGCGATATCTGCCGGCTGGCGGATCAGTCAGGAGGCTTTTCTAAGGAACAATAAAATAATCAACGATCTGAAACTTCGTGTTGGTTTTGGAATAACAGGTACGGCACCAACCGATGATTATGATGCCTTAACCACGTTAAACTATGGAGACCGCTTTCTATATAATGGCAATTGGGTGCAAGGCCTGTCTCCTACCAGAAACCCAAATCCGAATCTAAGATGGGAGCAAAAAGAAGAGTATAATGTCGGTATTGATTTTGAGCTATTCAATCATTTTGTTTCCGGCAGCATTGATGCTTATCGTAGAAATACGAAAGACATGTTATATGATTACCCAGTACCTGTGCCTCCATACCTGTATAACACAATCCTGGCTAATGTGGGACAAATGCGCAATGAAGGAGTAGAAGTGCTCCTAAATTTTAATCCGGTGACAACTAAAGATTTCTCCTGGAATTCCGGCCTTACCTTCTCTACTAATAAAAATACATTAGTTTCCATTAATAACAGTGAATTTAACCTTACCCAGGACTTCTTCACCGCAGGATACACTGGTGAGCCTATCCAGACATATACGCACCGGGTTGAAGTTGGCCAGCCTATCGGCAATTTCTACGGCTGGCAGTCAGTCGGAATTGATGAAAATGGTGTATGGCAAGTGCTGAATAAAGATGGTGAAACTATTTCTATCAAAGAAGCAAACGAGGATGACAAGCGAATTCTAGGCAATGGTTTACCTAAATATTACTTCTCATGGAACAACTCAGTCAGATATAAGCAATTTGATCTCAGTATTAATATGCATGGCGCCTTTGACTATAAAGTGCTCAACTTTCTGCGTCTCTTTTACGAAAACCCACGTAACGCACAATATAATATGCTCAAATCCGCTTTTGAAAAGGTGTATAACAAAGCCCAACTTGATTACGACCTATCCTATGTAAGCTATTATCTGGAAAATGGCGACTACTGGAAAATAGACAATATCACCCTGGGATATACCCTTGCCTTGAAAAAGAACAAAACATTCCAATCGGCAAGACTGTATGCATCCGGGCTTAACTTGGTTACGATCACAGGTTATAAAGGTATCGATCCTGAGGTAAACCGCAGCGGACTTGCTCCGGGCAATGATGATAGAGACAAATACCCCACGACCAGGACTTTTACACTGGGCGTTAACCTTACCTTCTAA